In one Mycobacterium heckeshornense genomic region, the following are encoded:
- a CDS encoding thiolase family protein, with protein MAEAVIVEAVRSPIGKRNGVLSGVHPAELSAQVLNALVERAGIDPEVVDDVIWGCVQQVGDQALDIARTAVLTAGWPDSVTGVSVDRQCGSSQQSVHFAAAGVVAGHYDVVVAGGVESMSRVPMGSSTTAGGDPFPQRFMDRYGAFPNQGIGAEMIAERWGFDRAILDEFSLMSHEKAAAAQDSGAFDDQIVPITDQDGNPVLKDEGIRRGTPIEKMAQLKPAFKEDGVIHAGNSSQISDGSAALLLMTAEKARKLGCTPIAKVHTAVLAGADPVIMLTAPIPATQKALLKSGLAVDDIGVFEVNEAFAPVPLAWLKDIGADEKKLNPCGGAIALGHPLGGSGARIMTTMLYHMRDNGIRYGLQTMCEGGGQANATILELL; from the coding sequence GTGGCTGAAGCTGTAATTGTCGAGGCAGTTCGGTCACCGATCGGCAAGCGCAACGGCGTTCTGTCCGGCGTGCACCCTGCGGAGCTGTCAGCTCAGGTGCTCAACGCGCTGGTGGAGCGTGCGGGGATTGATCCGGAAGTGGTCGATGACGTGATTTGGGGCTGTGTGCAGCAGGTCGGCGACCAAGCCTTGGACATCGCGCGCACAGCGGTGCTGACCGCCGGTTGGCCGGACAGTGTGACAGGTGTGAGTGTGGATCGCCAGTGTGGATCTAGTCAGCAGTCGGTACACTTCGCTGCTGCTGGCGTGGTGGCCGGGCACTATGACGTTGTGGTAGCTGGTGGCGTCGAGTCAATGTCGCGAGTACCGATGGGATCCTCAACCACTGCAGGCGGTGACCCGTTTCCGCAGCGGTTTATGGACCGTTACGGGGCTTTCCCGAACCAGGGAATAGGCGCTGAGATGATCGCCGAGCGGTGGGGCTTCGATCGCGCTATCCTAGATGAGTTTTCGTTGATGTCGCATGAAAAAGCCGCAGCGGCACAGGATTCTGGCGCGTTCGATGACCAGATCGTGCCAATCACCGATCAAGATGGCAACCCGGTGCTCAAAGACGAGGGCATTCGCCGCGGCACGCCGATCGAGAAGATGGCCCAGCTAAAACCTGCTTTCAAGGAGGACGGGGTTATCCACGCCGGCAACTCCAGCCAGATTTCCGACGGATCGGCGGCGCTGCTGCTGATGACGGCGGAGAAAGCCAGGAAGCTGGGCTGCACACCGATTGCAAAAGTACACACCGCGGTGTTAGCCGGCGCCGACCCGGTGATCATGCTGACTGCGCCGATCCCGGCCACCCAGAAGGCTTTGTTGAAGTCCGGGTTGGCGGTCGACGATATCGGCGTGTTCGAGGTCAACGAGGCTTTTGCTCCTGTTCCACTGGCCTGGCTGAAGGATATCGGCGCCGATGAAAAGAAGCTCAACCCCTGCGGTGGGGCAATCGCCTTGGGCCATCCGTTAGGCGGATCGGGCGCTCGAATCATGACCACGATGCTTTACCACATGCGCGACAATGGAATTCGCTACGGACTGCAAACAATGTGCGAAGGCGGCGGCCAGGCCAACGCGACTATCCTCGAGCTGCTGTGA
- a CDS encoding mycofactocin-coupled SDR family oxidoreductase: MAGRVQDKVVLVTGGARGQGRSHAVKLAEEGADVILFDICQDIETNRYPLATPRDLEEAGLEVEKAGRRAITAEVDVRDRAAVSRALSDAVAQLGRLDVVVANAGICPLGSDMPIGAFADAFDVDFIGVVNTVHAALPYLQAGASVITIGSVAGLIAETAAGSVGPVGPGGEGYNLAKQLIDRYTRVLAKQLAPLSIRANVVHPTNVNSPMLHSDPMYKTFRPDLEHPTKEDALLAFPVMQAMPIPYVEPEDTSNAVCFLASDESRYVTGLSLRVDAGAILKF; encoded by the coding sequence ATGGCTGGACGGGTACAGGACAAAGTCGTTCTGGTGACGGGCGGAGCTCGCGGCCAGGGTCGCAGCCATGCGGTCAAACTCGCCGAAGAGGGAGCCGACGTCATCCTCTTCGACATCTGCCAGGACATCGAGACCAACCGCTATCCACTGGCCACCCCGCGTGACTTGGAGGAGGCCGGCCTGGAGGTAGAAAAGGCCGGCCGGCGGGCGATCACCGCGGAGGTGGATGTCCGTGACCGAGCCGCGGTGAGCAGAGCCCTGTCCGACGCGGTCGCCCAACTCGGCAGGCTCGACGTCGTGGTGGCGAACGCCGGCATCTGTCCGCTGGGCAGCGACATGCCGATAGGCGCCTTCGCGGACGCCTTCGACGTGGACTTCATCGGTGTGGTGAACACGGTGCATGCGGCGCTGCCGTATCTGCAGGCCGGCGCTTCGGTGATCACGATCGGCTCCGTTGCTGGGCTGATCGCCGAAACAGCGGCCGGCAGCGTCGGTCCCGTCGGCCCGGGCGGTGAGGGGTACAACCTGGCCAAGCAGCTGATCGACCGTTACACCCGGGTACTGGCGAAACAACTCGCGCCGCTATCAATTCGGGCCAACGTAGTGCATCCGACCAATGTGAACTCTCCGATGTTGCACAGCGATCCGATGTACAAGACGTTTCGCCCCGATCTGGAGCACCCGACGAAAGAGGATGCCCTGCTGGCGTTTCCGGTGATGCAGGCAATGCCGATTCCCTACGTGGAGCCCGAAGACACCTCCAACGCGGTGTGCTTTCTGGCCTCCGATGAGTCCCGATACGTCACCGGGCTGTCGTTGCGGGTGGACGCCGGGGCGATACTGAAGTTCTAG
- a CDS encoding MaoC family dehydratase N-terminal domain-containing protein, with amino-acid sequence MTTAETSAKSDADTAAIEGRITDEDIARAKAQIGIPVNQRDEAWNKLPSADGISHFAFGCGDDNPLFHDPEYGAKTRWHGQIAPPTFLISTGLDQTPKFTDPQRKQLFRGLFRGTGKYYAGVKWTWYQPVYAGRPVLCETYTLDVQVKESQFAGGRSVKETYRYLYVDANGTPIATRDESYISAERHGSKRSGKYSHIERKHWTPEELAEVDAVYDAEVRRGAEPNWWEDVKIGDELTPVMKGPLTVVDIISMHMGWGWGGYGVGPLKYARNLRQRMPAFYTPDEYGVPDVVQRLHWDAARAKELGIPAPYDYGQMRAAWVSHLLTNWIGDDGWLAEMELQLRGFNYHGDIHKCTGVVTDKGSDPSKPVTIEVAATNQRGETTTKGTAKVLLPSKQAGAVALPMPDEELRCRGAQVVSRIAGRVGEELRRLHGE; translated from the coding sequence ATGACCACCGCAGAAACCTCCGCGAAATCGGACGCCGACACCGCGGCGATCGAGGGCCGGATCACCGACGAAGACATTGCGCGGGCGAAGGCGCAGATCGGCATCCCGGTCAACCAGCGTGACGAGGCGTGGAACAAATTGCCGAGCGCTGATGGGATAAGCCATTTCGCGTTTGGCTGCGGCGACGACAATCCGCTGTTTCATGATCCTGAATACGGCGCGAAAACCCGTTGGCACGGCCAGATCGCGCCGCCGACGTTCCTGATCAGCACCGGTCTGGACCAGACGCCGAAATTCACTGACCCGCAACGTAAACAACTGTTCCGCGGCCTCTTCCGTGGCACGGGCAAGTACTACGCCGGAGTGAAATGGACGTGGTATCAGCCGGTGTATGCGGGACGGCCCGTGCTGTGCGAGACTTACACGCTCGACGTGCAAGTCAAGGAGAGTCAATTCGCTGGCGGGCGTTCGGTCAAGGAGACATACCGCTACCTCTATGTCGACGCCAACGGGACTCCGATCGCAACGCGTGACGAGTCCTACATTAGCGCCGAACGCCACGGCTCGAAGAGGTCGGGCAAGTACTCGCACATCGAACGAAAACATTGGACACCGGAGGAACTCGCCGAGGTTGACGCGGTCTACGATGCCGAGGTTCGTCGCGGCGCCGAACCGAACTGGTGGGAGGATGTAAAGATCGGCGACGAGCTGACCCCGGTGATGAAGGGTCCGCTTACGGTCGTCGACATCATCAGCATGCACATGGGTTGGGGCTGGGGCGGTTACGGCGTCGGCCCGCTCAAGTACGCCCGCAATCTGCGTCAGCGCATGCCGGCGTTCTACACGCCCGACGAATACGGCGTACCCGACGTGGTGCAACGGTTGCACTGGGATGCCGCGCGGGCCAAGGAGCTGGGCATCCCAGCGCCCTACGACTATGGACAGATGCGGGCAGCCTGGGTCAGTCATCTGCTGACCAACTGGATCGGCGATGACGGATGGCTCGCCGAGATGGAGCTGCAGCTTCGAGGTTTCAACTATCACGGCGACATCCACAAGTGCACCGGTGTGGTGACCGACAAGGGGTCTGATCCAAGCAAGCCGGTGACAATCGAGGTGGCCGCGACTAATCAGCGCGGTGAGACCACTACCAAGGGCACCGCCAAAGTGTTACTGCCGTCAAAGCAGGCCGGAGCCGTCGCGCTGCCGATGCCCGATGAGGAGTTGAGATGCCGAGGGGCGCAGGTTGTCTCGCGGATTGCCGGACGTGTCGGCGAGGAACTACGCCGGTTACACGGAGAATAA
- a CDS encoding acyl-CoA dehydrogenase family protein, whose product MKRLIFEPEHEQLRQTARQYIEREVAPNAEKWERERIVDRSAYLAAGKYGLIGFNMPEQYGGGGSDDFRFNAVINEELAKWGSVAPALSLQNDVVGPYFKTLATDEQKERWLPGIITGETIVAIAMTEPGAGSDLAGIRTSAVRDGEDWIINGSKTFISSGINCDLVVVVTRTDPEAGHKGFTLLVVERGMEGFTRGRKLDKMGLHSQDTAELHFENVRVPASNVLGQEGRGFYHLMHNLPSERLSIAISAIAGARESWRRTLQYAKDRKAFGQPIGTFQHNRFLLAEMDTELEIGEHYIDRCLQAVVDGELTAVEAAKAKWWCTELAKKVIDGCVQLHGGYGYMNEYRVARDYVDSRIYTIFGGTTEIMKDIIGRDLGL is encoded by the coding sequence ATGAAACGGTTGATTTTCGAGCCCGAGCACGAGCAACTGCGGCAGACTGCCCGGCAGTACATTGAGCGCGAGGTGGCGCCGAACGCCGAGAAATGGGAGCGCGAGCGGATCGTCGACCGCTCGGCGTACCTGGCAGCCGGTAAGTACGGCCTGATCGGATTCAACATGCCCGAACAGTACGGCGGTGGGGGATCCGACGACTTCCGGTTCAATGCCGTCATCAATGAGGAACTCGCTAAATGGGGATCGGTGGCCCCGGCGCTGAGCCTGCAGAACGACGTTGTCGGCCCGTACTTCAAAACGCTGGCCACTGACGAACAAAAGGAGCGCTGGCTGCCCGGCATCATCACCGGGGAGACCATCGTTGCAATCGCCATGACCGAGCCCGGCGCGGGCAGCGACCTGGCCGGTATCAGAACCTCGGCTGTGCGCGATGGCGAGGATTGGATCATCAATGGCTCCAAGACCTTTATCTCCTCGGGCATCAACTGCGATCTTGTCGTCGTGGTGACACGCACCGACCCGGAGGCCGGACATAAGGGTTTCACCCTGCTGGTCGTTGAGCGGGGCATGGAGGGCTTCACCCGCGGACGCAAACTCGACAAGATGGGTCTGCACTCCCAGGACACCGCCGAACTGCACTTCGAGAATGTTCGCGTCCCGGCATCCAACGTGCTAGGTCAGGAGGGACGCGGGTTCTACCACTTGATGCACAACCTGCCCTCCGAACGGCTATCCATCGCCATTTCTGCGATCGCCGGGGCCCGTGAAAGCTGGCGCCGGACCTTGCAGTACGCCAAGGACCGCAAAGCCTTCGGCCAACCGATCGGAACCTTTCAGCACAACCGGTTCCTGCTCGCGGAAATGGACACCGAACTTGAGATCGGCGAGCACTACATCGACCGGTGTCTTCAAGCGGTGGTCGACGGCGAGTTGACCGCGGTGGAGGCGGCCAAGGCGAAATGGTGGTGCACGGAGCTGGCCAAGAAGGTCATCGATGGCTGCGTCCAGCTGCACGGCGGCTATGGCTACATGAACGAATACCGCGTTGCCCGCGACTATGTCGACTCTCGCATTTACACGATCTTCGGCGGCACCACTGAAATCATGAAGGACATCATCGGCCGCGATTTGGGCCTGTAG
- a CDS encoding enoyl-CoA hydratase-related protein, whose amino-acid sequence MHGISCYRDQSVLRIVLDRPDKLNALNTPMLEELKARVGDARDDSVRVVVLTGAGRGFCSGGDLTGADTDGAVVVANEVVQAIAALPKPVVAGVHGAAVGLGCPLALACDLVVAARSAFFQLAFTKVGLMPDGGACALVPAAIGRARAARMAMLAEKIAAPTAFEWGMISHVVDDVNYETELAAVVQKLASGPTMAYRWLKQALSEATLSALPGVGQLEVEGQTALTRTADFLEGVRAFVKRRSPEFQGR is encoded by the coding sequence GTGCACGGTATTTCGTGTTACCGAGACCAGAGCGTTCTGCGCATTGTGTTAGACCGGCCGGACAAGCTCAACGCACTCAATACACCGATGCTGGAGGAGCTGAAGGCACGTGTCGGTGACGCCCGCGACGATTCGGTGCGTGTCGTGGTGCTCACCGGAGCCGGGCGCGGGTTCTGTTCGGGCGGGGATTTGACCGGGGCCGACACCGACGGCGCTGTTGTTGTTGCCAACGAGGTGGTGCAGGCCATCGCTGCGCTTCCCAAACCGGTCGTAGCGGGCGTCCACGGAGCCGCGGTCGGCCTCGGCTGCCCGCTGGCGTTGGCGTGTGACCTGGTCGTCGCTGCCCGGTCGGCATTCTTCCAGCTGGCCTTCACCAAGGTCGGGCTGATGCCCGACGGCGGAGCGTGCGCCCTCGTCCCGGCGGCCATCGGCCGGGCACGCGCGGCACGGATGGCCATGCTGGCCGAAAAGATCGCAGCGCCAACAGCCTTCGAGTGGGGCATGATCTCGCATGTGGTCGACGACGTGAACTACGAGACCGAGTTGGCGGCGGTCGTGCAGAAGCTGGCGAGTGGGCCGACGATGGCATACCGCTGGCTCAAGCAGGCGTTAAGCGAAGCGACGCTTTCGGCGCTTCCAGGAGTGGGCCAGCTTGAAGTCGAGGGCCAGACGGCGTTGACCCGCACTGCCGACTTCCTCGAGGGCGTGCGGGCGTTCGTCAAGCGGCGCAGCCCCGAGTTCCAGGGACGCTAG
- a CDS encoding alpha/beta fold hydrolase — MSLPDLVLVHGGEHAADCWDLTVAELRRLSPELRILAVDLPGHGAKPGNLATATIAEWVDSVIADIEEARLGDIVIVGHSMAGVTVPGVVAKLGSPRVREMILVTAFVPPQGSAIVDTLAGPLAWFARRGAAKGKPTKVPTVAARFAFCNGMTREQRRFTLSRLYTESVSIPAEPVDRSGLPDEVPRTWIMTTRDRALSVRSQRSSIAALGGVHKVITIPACHDVMISDPHALARILVERCQARQ, encoded by the coding sequence ATGTCGCTACCGGATCTGGTCTTGGTCCATGGCGGCGAACACGCCGCCGACTGCTGGGACCTGACAGTCGCCGAGCTACGACGGCTTTCGCCGGAATTGCGCATCCTGGCGGTGGATCTGCCGGGTCATGGGGCCAAGCCGGGGAACCTGGCCACTGCCACCATCGCCGAGTGGGTGGATTCGGTCATCGCCGATATCGAGGAGGCCCGGCTTGGGGACATCGTCATTGTCGGTCATTCGATGGCCGGGGTGACGGTGCCGGGTGTGGTAGCCAAGCTTGGTTCACCACGAGTGCGCGAAATGATCCTGGTCACCGCGTTCGTTCCGCCGCAGGGCTCGGCCATCGTGGATACACTCGCCGGCCCGTTGGCCTGGTTCGCTCGCCGCGGTGCCGCCAAGGGCAAACCGACGAAGGTCCCGACGGTCGCGGCAAGGTTTGCTTTTTGCAACGGAATGACACGCGAGCAGCGACGGTTCACGCTGTCGCGGCTCTACACCGAATCGGTCAGCATTCCAGCCGAACCCGTCGATCGCAGCGGCCTGCCCGACGAGGTGCCCAGAACGTGGATAATGACGACCCGCGACCGGGCGCTGTCAGTCCGGTCACAGCGCAGCAGCATCGCCGCGCTCGGCGGGGTCCACAAGGTGATTACCATCCCGGCATGCCACGACGTGATGATCAGTGATCCTCACGCGTTGGCACGCATCCTCGTCGAGCGGTGCCAGGCGAGGCAGTAG
- a CDS encoding AMP-binding protein, with protein MSFDYRPLRDKWYREGWFSDRTCIDAFIAGSAEFGSTPVVFVAGSAVQTLAVEEIHNRARALAAALQRLGVCACDVVAVQLPNCVECAVAFQAVLLCGAVLVPIVHIYGASEVGCILAESGAKVLIMPSRAGSLTYTERIPKLSHIDTLRDIIVTGEEPGDGYLAWSQLDADAESYQRLRVLADDVCLLAYTSGTTSVPKGAQHTHNTVLAELRTMPALIAGAPEDVSLVTFPPGHIAGLVSMLRPMIAGGRTVFMDRWDPRRAVEIMHAFGVTSTAGAPVHLQGILDLEDAVGKLASLREFLVGAAPVSEELGKLASAAGIATFRSYGATEHPTVTGEHAREAEWARLGTDGKPMPGSAVRILGPDGFDVPAGVDGEVIVQGPDQFIGYRDPAANTAAFTADGWFRTGDLGHLDDAGRLTITDRIKDVIIRGGETISSAQVEDVLNAHPAVSESAAVAAPDGRFGEVVAAVVVLKPGAALDLDALRAHFAASGLAKQKTPERLVVVNELPRTSLGKVCKEELRKEHFR; from the coding sequence ATGTCATTCGACTACAGACCGCTGCGCGACAAATGGTATCGCGAAGGCTGGTTTTCTGATCGGACGTGTATCGACGCCTTTATTGCGGGATCCGCTGAATTTGGTTCCACTCCGGTTGTTTTCGTTGCTGGCTCAGCAGTCCAGACGCTTGCGGTGGAGGAAATCCACAACCGTGCCCGCGCATTGGCAGCGGCGCTTCAACGGCTCGGCGTGTGCGCTTGCGACGTGGTGGCGGTACAGCTACCGAATTGCGTCGAGTGCGCAGTGGCATTTCAGGCGGTGCTGTTGTGCGGCGCAGTGCTGGTGCCGATCGTCCACATTTATGGTGCATCGGAGGTCGGCTGCATACTCGCCGAATCGGGCGCCAAGGTGCTCATCATGCCGTCACGCGCTGGATCGCTTACTTATACCGAGCGAATACCGAAGCTTTCGCACATTGACACGCTGCGGGACATAATCGTCACCGGGGAGGAGCCAGGCGACGGATACCTGGCATGGTCGCAATTGGATGCTGACGCCGAGTCCTACCAGCGTCTACGTGTGTTGGCAGACGATGTCTGCCTGCTCGCATACACCTCTGGAACCACCTCGGTGCCGAAGGGTGCGCAACACACCCATAACACGGTGCTGGCTGAGCTGCGGACCATGCCTGCTCTGATCGCCGGCGCGCCCGAGGACGTGTCGCTGGTGACATTTCCTCCCGGGCACATCGCCGGCCTGGTCAGCATGCTGCGCCCGATGATCGCAGGCGGCAGAACAGTTTTCATGGATCGCTGGGATCCGCGCCGCGCTGTTGAGATCATGCACGCATTCGGAGTGACATCAACGGCCGGTGCGCCGGTTCATCTGCAAGGGATCCTTGACCTGGAAGACGCCGTTGGCAAGTTGGCCTCGCTGCGCGAATTTCTTGTCGGGGCTGCGCCGGTCAGCGAGGAACTTGGCAAGCTCGCCTCAGCAGCCGGGATTGCAACCTTCCGATCGTATGGCGCCACAGAGCATCCCACGGTCACTGGCGAACACGCCCGCGAAGCGGAATGGGCACGATTGGGCACCGATGGCAAGCCGATGCCCGGTTCGGCGGTACGCATCCTGGGCCCCGATGGCTTTGACGTGCCGGCCGGCGTGGATGGCGAGGTGATCGTACAGGGTCCGGATCAGTTCATCGGCTATCGCGACCCGGCGGCGAATACCGCCGCGTTCACCGCCGACGGTTGGTTCCGCACAGGCGACCTCGGCCACCTCGACGACGCTGGGAGGCTGACGATCACCGATCGCATCAAGGACGTGATCATCAGAGGTGGTGAGACGATTTCATCTGCTCAGGTTGAGGATGTATTGAACGCCCATCCGGCGGTCTCCGAAAGCGCGGCAGTGGCCGCCCCTGATGGGCGCTTCGGCGAAGTTGTGGCAGCGGTGGTAGTGCTCAAACCCGGTGCCGCGCTTGACCTTGACGCGCTACGTGCCCATTTTGCGGCGTCGGGCCTGGCAAAGCAGAAAACGCCGGAGCGGCTAGTCGTTGTCAACGAGCTGCCGCGGACATCGCTGGGCAAGGTATGCAAGGAGGAACTGCGAAAGGAACACTTCCGGTGA
- a CDS encoding SDR family NAD(P)-dependent oxidoreductase → MIVKDKVFVVTGAGDGIGRDVALTLVHKGARVAAVDISESGLRETAARVGGCERLSTHTIDVVDRSAVSALPDVVAQTHGAVDGVVSVAGIIHKFARFDDLAFSDIERVINVNFYGVLNVTKAFLPVLLKRPEANITAVSSMGSFVSVPGQTVYGASKAAVKALMEGLDSELRDTDVRVSVVFPGAIATNIAVNSGALTPEASAARAQSMRMTPSAVAATKIVRGIEKGSRHIRVGWDSIMLDKLSRLAPAQTARLVHSRMRDLLSNS, encoded by the coding sequence GTGATCGTCAAGGACAAGGTCTTCGTCGTCACCGGCGCCGGTGACGGCATCGGGCGCGACGTGGCGCTGACACTGGTCCATAAAGGGGCACGCGTAGCCGCTGTCGATATCAGCGAAAGCGGTTTGCGGGAAACGGCCGCGCGTGTCGGCGGCTGCGAGCGGTTATCGACTCACACCATCGATGTCGTCGACCGTTCGGCGGTCTCGGCGCTGCCGGATGTGGTCGCCCAGACGCATGGCGCGGTGGACGGCGTCGTCAGCGTCGCCGGCATCATCCACAAGTTCGCGCGATTCGATGACTTGGCGTTCAGCGACATCGAACGGGTCATCAACGTGAATTTCTACGGTGTGCTGAACGTGACAAAGGCGTTCCTCCCGGTGTTGCTGAAGCGGCCGGAAGCTAATATCACCGCGGTGTCAAGCATGGGTTCGTTCGTTTCCGTGCCGGGGCAGACGGTATACGGCGCTTCGAAGGCTGCGGTAAAAGCACTGATGGAGGGGCTTGACTCTGAACTACGTGACACCGATGTTCGGGTCAGCGTGGTGTTCCCGGGTGCGATCGCGACCAATATCGCAGTGAACTCCGGTGCGTTGACGCCGGAGGCAAGTGCTGCACGAGCACAGTCGATGCGGATGACGCCGTCTGCCGTCGCCGCCACCAAGATCGTTCGGGGCATCGAGAAAGGGTCGCGGCATATCCGCGTCGGGTGGGATTCGATCATGTTGGACAAGCTGTCTCGGCTTGCGCCGGCGCAAACTGCGCGGCTCGTCCACTCGCGGATGCGGGACCTGCTGTCGAATAGCTGA
- a CDS encoding lipoprotein LpqH — protein MTVLAIGACSSSPPAQPGSLPPGTAQVTIDNKDMPETHTVRCTPIESLTTIATGDAAAGVDALMSNKDALNAKSVSIHGLGGFTGSYVEGLQGQAHVTTRGSTYIIRGTAEGFRQNDPSVRTTGAFVVKVAC, from the coding sequence GTGACCGTCCTTGCCATCGGCGCATGCTCGTCGTCGCCGCCGGCGCAGCCGGGATCCTTGCCGCCGGGAACAGCGCAGGTAACGATTGACAACAAAGACATGCCCGAGACGCACACGGTGCGTTGCACACCGATCGAATCGTTAACCACGATCGCCACGGGCGACGCGGCTGCAGGTGTTGATGCGCTCATGTCGAATAAAGATGCCCTTAACGCCAAGTCGGTCAGCATCCACGGACTCGGCGGGTTTACCGGCAGCTATGTGGAAGGTCTCCAGGGCCAGGCACACGTGACCACGAGGGGGTCGACCTACATCATCCGCGGCACCGCCGAGGGTTTCCGGCAGAATGACCCCAGCGTCAGGACGACGGGCGCGTTTGTGGTCAAGGTGGCCTGCTAA
- a CDS encoding cytochrome P450, with the protein MTTVVNRAGQYPVLNFDYTAIKPAGTWLKTYDELRARFPWYRNDFGPGFWTVVNYAGILRIMQDPETFSNSVVTALDPNPPYKWIPEMLDGEEHKQWRRQLGPLFAPGAVDRLEGTVRRRAIELIDGLADRGSCDFMADFAQRFPTTIFLELMGLPVDELDQFLEWEHAILHTDLGQESGQQQQIAAMMAVMGRFSTIIAERREQPRDDIVSKAIAYQIDGKPVSDADLLSFCLLMFMAGLDTVSVTLGWIFLHLARNDSDRIRIVEDPRIIPSAVEEFLRAYAIVIPARKVMKDIELQGCPMKAGDMVNIPLNAATRDDAAFPNATTVDITRKPNNHIAFGAGPHRCLGSHLARRELRIALEEWHKRIPHYRVAPNAQLFESGGQLGLDALPLVWDS; encoded by the coding sequence GTGACGACGGTGGTGAACCGCGCCGGGCAGTACCCGGTGCTGAATTTCGACTACACCGCAATCAAGCCCGCAGGAACGTGGCTGAAGACGTATGACGAGCTTCGGGCTCGGTTTCCCTGGTATCGCAACGACTTTGGGCCAGGTTTTTGGACCGTCGTCAACTATGCGGGGATCTTGCGGATCATGCAGGATCCGGAGACCTTCTCCAACAGCGTCGTTACCGCGCTGGATCCGAATCCGCCGTACAAGTGGATCCCCGAAATGCTCGACGGCGAGGAGCACAAACAGTGGCGCCGCCAGCTGGGGCCACTGTTCGCTCCGGGGGCGGTCGATCGCCTGGAGGGCACGGTACGTCGGCGCGCGATCGAGCTGATCGACGGCCTTGCCGACAGGGGATCGTGTGATTTCATGGCCGATTTCGCGCAGCGTTTCCCAACCACGATCTTCTTGGAGTTGATGGGGCTGCCTGTCGATGAGCTGGACCAGTTCTTGGAATGGGAACACGCCATCCTGCACACCGACCTGGGGCAGGAGTCCGGGCAGCAGCAGCAAATTGCCGCAATGATGGCGGTGATGGGTCGGTTCTCGACGATCATCGCTGAACGCCGGGAGCAGCCCCGCGACGACATCGTCAGCAAGGCTATTGCCTACCAGATCGACGGTAAGCCGGTCTCGGATGCCGACCTGCTCTCGTTCTGTCTGCTGATGTTCATGGCCGGTCTCGACACGGTGTCGGTCACGTTGGGCTGGATCTTTTTGCACCTGGCCCGCAACGACAGCGATCGCATACGGATTGTCGAAGATCCCCGTATCATCCCGAGTGCAGTTGAGGAGTTCTTGCGCGCGTACGCAATAGTCATACCCGCGCGAAAGGTGATGAAAGACATCGAGTTGCAGGGTTGCCCAATGAAAGCCGGTGACATGGTCAACATCCCGTTGAATGCCGCTACTCGGGACGACGCGGCGTTCCCGAACGCCACCACCGTCGATATCACTCGGAAACCTAACAACCACATCGCTTTTGGTGCTGGGCCACACCGCTGTCTGGGTTCCCACCTGGCCCGCCGCGAGCTCAGGATCGCGCTCGAAGAGTGGCACAAACGGATACCGCACTATCGAGTCGCCCCAAATGCGCAGCTTTTCGAAAGCGGTGGCCAACTTGGACTCGACGCGTTGCCCTTGGTGTGGGATTCCTGA